A stretch of DNA from Micromonospora sp. NBC_01813:
CAACAGAGTGCTGATGAAGTCGGACTGCTCGGAGCGAAGCCCGGGGCCCTGTCCGGCGCGGATGACCCGGATCGTCGGCGTCGGCGGGTCGACGAGTCGGCTGAACGGTACGCCGAGCGCGACGGCCAGTGACCAGAGCGTCTCCACGCTCGGGTTACCGCTGCCGGACTCCAGCTGCGACAGGGTCGATTTGGCGATGCCGGCCCGGCGGGCGAGCTCGGTCAGCGTCAGGCCTGCCTGCTCCCGTTCACGTCGTACGGCCCGGGGGATCGAGTCCAGCGGGGAGACCTCAAGCGACATGTTCGCTCCTTCGGTCGAACTTGTTCGGTTTGACGAACGACTGCGTGGTTGTTCATTATTGCGAACATGCGATCGGTGGGGCGAACATCCGGCAACCGGTCGGAACGAGGGCTCGTCCGCGACGTCGCCGCGATCGCCGCGGCCGTCGGTGCGGTCGGTGCCTCCTTCGGTGCGATCGCCGTCGCCGCAGGTCTTCCCGGCTGGCTCGCGGTGACCATGTCGATCCTGGTCTTCGCCGGCGGTGCCCAGTTCATGGCAGTGGGGCTGCTCGCCGTCGGCAGCCCGGTGGCGGCGATCGCCGCCGGGCTGCTGCTCAACGCCCGACACCTGCCGTTCGGCCTCGCACTCGCACCGGTCATCGGGCAGCGCTGGTGGCAGCGGGTGGTCGGCAGCCACCTGCTCACCGACGAATCGGTCGCGTTCACCCTCGCCGAGCCGGACCCGGCGCGCCGCGGCCGTAGCTTCTGGCTGGCCGGCACGGCGGTCTTCGTCAGCTGGAACGTCGGCACCGTACTCGGCGTCCTGCTCGGCGGGGCCACCGGTGATCCGGCGGCGTTGGGGCTCGATGCCGCCTTCCCCGCCGGCCTGCTCGCGCTGTTGCTGCCCGCGCTGCGCGACCGCGACGTACGTCGCTGCGTGGTCATCGGTGCCGCCTTGGCAGTGCTCACCACGCCGCTGCTGCCCGCCGGCCTGCCGGTGCTGCTCGCCCTCGCCGGGCTGCTGGCACTGGGGGTGCCGACCCCGCCTCGCTGGACCCGTCGGAGAGGAGCCGCCTGATGCTGATCGCCGCGGTGCTGGCGCTCGCCGTCGGCACGTACGCCTTCCGGGTTGCCGGAGTCCTGCTACAGGACCGGATCGCGTTGCCGCCACAGCTGCGTACCCTGTTGCCGATCGCCGCCGCCACCTTGCTGGCGGCGCTGGCGGTGACCGCGGCCGTCACCGAGGGCGGCGGGTTCGCCGGCTACGCCCGGCCCACCGGCGTGCTGGTCGGGCTGCTGCTGGCCTGGCGTCGGGCACCGTTCGTGCTGGTCGTGGTGGCCGCCGCCGCGACCGCAGCGGTGTTGCGGCTGCTTGGTGTGCCGTGAAAGTCCGACGGACGTCGAGCTGAGAGTCCGACGGACGTCGAGCGAGATCCGGCCGTCGAGTCAGATCTTGTCGCCGAGCTGCACCCGGGGCACCGGGGTACGCATCCGGCGGAACGTCATCCCCCGCATGATCGCGTAGAAGTACAGGCCGCCCATCCGCTGGTCGGACTTGGGGTAGCGCTGGCGAACCAGCTTGCGGATCCGTCGGGAGATCAGCACCGAGTCGACGACGACCAGCACCGCGAGGGTCACCCACAGCAGGTTGGAGCCGAGCTGGACGGCCGGTGGCATCGTCGGCCCGGAGCCGATCAGCACGAGCAGCGCGCCGCCGAAGAACCAGGTGCCGACCGTACGCCGGGAGTCGACCACGTCGCGGGCGAGGCCACGCTCCGGTGCGCGGTCGCGGGGGCCGCCTTCGCGCCGGAACTCCTCGGAGATGGCTGCCCGCCGGGCCCGCCGCTGCTCGCGGGCCTCCTGCTTGGTCAACGCCTTGGTGTCGCCGGCCGGCCGGCGACCGGCAGCGGGCCGCTTCGGGGTGACCACGCCGAGCTCTTTCTTGCTCGGGGTGTAGCCCCGGACGCGGTTGGCTGCGGCTACCTGCTCAGGCTCGGGGACGTCGTCCTGCGGCCGATCGGCTTC
This window harbors:
- a CDS encoding AzlD domain-containing protein; amino-acid sequence: MLIAAVLALAVGTYAFRVAGVLLQDRIALPPQLRTLLPIAAATLLAALAVTAAVTEGGGFAGYARPTGVLVGLLLAWRRAPFVLVVVAAAATAAVLRLLGVP
- a CDS encoding DUF3043 domain-containing protein; this translates as MPSLFRRKSADVVEADRPQDDVPEPEQVAAANRVRGYTPSKKELGVVTPKRPAAGRRPAGDTKALTKQEAREQRRARRAAISEEFRREGGPRDRAPERGLARDVVDSRRTVGTWFFGGALLVLIGSGPTMPPAVQLGSNLLWVTLAVLVVVDSVLISRRIRKLVRQRYPKSDQRMGGLYFYAIMRGMTFRRMRTPVPRVQLGDKI
- a CDS encoding helix-turn-helix domain-containing protein, with product MSLEVSPLDSIPRAVRREREQAGLTLTELARRAGIAKSTLSQLESGSGNPSVETLWSLAVALGVPFSRLVDPPTPTIRVIRAGQGPGLRSEQSDFISTLLSAAGPARRDLYLIRAEPGPGRSAAPHLPGSVEHLILASGRLRTGPVDQPVELDPGDYVTFTADQPHIYQALAAGTVAVLVMEHR
- a CDS encoding AzlC family ABC transporter permease, which codes for MRSVGRTSGNRSERGLVRDVAAIAAAVGAVGASFGAIAVAAGLPGWLAVTMSILVFAGGAQFMAVGLLAVGSPVAAIAAGLLLNARHLPFGLALAPVIGQRWWQRVVGSHLLTDESVAFTLAEPDPARRGRSFWLAGTAVFVSWNVGTVLGVLLGGATGDPAALGLDAAFPAGLLALLLPALRDRDVRRCVVIGAALAVLTTPLLPAGLPVLLALAGLLALGVPTPPRWTRRRGAA